From Simonsiella muelleri ATCC 29453:
GCACAGTAGCACAAAATGTGGCATTTCCGTTGGAAATTGCGGGCTGGGATAAGGCGAAAATTGATGCACGTGTGGCGGAGTGCTTGGAAATCGTGGATTTGACCGAACGCGCCAATCATTATCCCGCGCAATTGTCAGGCGGACAAAAGCAGCGTGTCGGCATTGCGCGTGCGCTGGCACCTAATCCGCAAGTGATTTTGGCGGACGAGCCAACTTCCGCGCTTGACCCGATTACCACGCGTAGCGTATTGTCCTGCCTGAAAGAAATTAACGAGCGTTTCAAGGTTACCATTGTAATTGTAACGCATGAAATGAGCGTGATTCGTAAATTGTGTCATCGTACTGCTTTGTTGCATCAAGGAAAATTGCTAGAAGTGGCGGACGTAAAAAATGGCGTGATTTTGGCACAATCCGAAATTGGACAAGAATTATTACGTGATGATTGATATTGATTTGACGTGTTCAGGCAGCCTGAAAGTATTTTTAAAGAAATAACACCATGAATTTTGAAAACATTATTAAATTAAAATCTGATTTTTATCAAGCCATTGGCGAAACGTTGATGATGGTCAGTGTGTCTTCGCTGATTAGTGTGATTTTGGGCGGATTGTTGGGCGTGTGGTTGTACACCAGTGGACGCGGACAAATTTTTGAAAACGCATTGATGAATCGTGTGATGAGTTCACTGGTTAGCTTTATGCGTTCGTTCCCGTTTGTGATTTTGATGATTGTGTTGATGCCTGTAACGCGCTTGATTGTCGGGACTTCGTTTGGTTGGGGGGCGGCGTGCGTCGCGTTGAGTACGGCCGGCAGTTTTTATTTTGCGCGACTGGTGGAGCAAAATTTGAAAGAAGTCCCACGCGGTGTCGTAGAAGCTGCGCAAGCCATGGGTGCATCACCTAAAACTATTATTTTCAATGTATTATTAAGTGAGGCGCGTTCGGGGTTAGTGTTGAGCATTACCATTTTGATGATTGCGTTGCTCGGTGAAAGTGCGGCGGCGGGTTTGATTGGCGGTGGTGGTATTGGGGATTTGGGCATTCGTTACGGACATCAACGTTATATGCCTGATGTGATGGCGGTGGTGGTGGTGATTTTGACGGTGATGGTGGTCGTGATTCAAACCATTGGCAATACGTTGTCGGCAAAATTGAATAAGCGGTAAATTTTCAGCCTGAAAAAATCTTTTTTATTTTTGTTTTTTTGGAGAATAACATGAATTCAGTATTTAAATTATCTTTGGCTGGTGTGATTGCGTTGGCGTTATCGGCTTGTGGTGGTCAGCAAGAAGCCGCCAAACCTACGCCAGAAACCACACCTGCGTCAGGTACTGCACCTGTGGTGGAAAAAGCGGAAATTCGTTTTGGTACGACTCCTGGTGATTTTGGCGACATGGTACGCGACCAAATTCAACCCATGTTGGAGAAAAAAGGCTATAAAGTAACCATTACCGAATACCCTGATTATGTTACCCCTAATAAAGCCTTAGCAGAAAATGCGATTGATATCAATATTTTCCAACACAAACCATATTTAGATGGTTTCAAAGCCGAACATAAATTGGATTTGACCGAAGTATTTCAAGTGCCAACCGCGCCATTGGGTTTGTATGGTGGCAAATTGACTGCGCTTGACCAAGTGAAAAACGGTTCTACCGTGTCTGTCCCAAATGATCCATCTAATTTTGCGCGCGCGTTAGTGATGTTAAATGAATTGGGCTGGATTAAATTAAAAGGCGATGTAGATCCCTTGAAAGCGAGTAAAGCCGATATTGCAGAAAACACAAAAAACATCAAATTGGTAGAAATGGAAGCGGCAAATTTACCGCGTAGTCGCCAAGACGTGGATTTTGCGATTGTAAATGGTAATTATGCGATGTCAAGTGGCATGAAATTAACCGAAACATTGTTCCAAGAGCCTAGTTTTGCTTATGTGAACTGGTCTGCCGTGCGTACTGCCGACAAAGACAGTAAATGGGTTAAAGACGTTACAGATGCTTATAATTCAGATGAATTCAAATCGTATGCGAAAACCAAATTTGCGGGCTATAAATATCCAGCCGTTTGGGGCGAAAATGCCGCCGCTAGCGCAGTCGCGGAAGCCGCATCAACTGCCTCAGCCGTAAAATAATCCACATCATTTTTTCAGGCAGCCTGAAATTCTAGGGAATTTTTTAGGCTGCCTGAATTTTGTTAATTTTGTTAAAATAGTCTTTTGACTAAAAAATGTGAACTTTGCCATGACGCCAATTTTAGCTTTTGATATTGAAACCATTCCTGATGCGCGAGCTATTCGCGTTTTAAATCAATTGCCCGAAACGCTAACCAATGCCGAAGTAGTGGAGTATGCCGCCCAACAACGCCGCGCTAAAACAGGCAACGATTTCATGCCTCATCATTTGCATCAAGTGGTGGCGATTTCGTGTTGTTTGCGTTGGGGCGACAAAATCCACATTGGCACGCTGTGCAAATCCGACAGCAATGAAGCCGATATGATTGACGATTTCTTCAAATTAATTGACAAATACACACCGCAATTAGTCAGTTGGAATGGTGGTGGCTTTGATTTACCTGTGTTGCATTATCGCGCTTTGGTACATGGTATTCAGGCAGCACGCTATTGGGACATGGGCGAAGGCGATTTCCTCGACAGCAAAGATTTTAAATGGAATAATTACATCAGCCGCTACCATAACCGCCATTGCGATTTGATGGATTTGTTGGCGTTGTACACGGGACGCGCCAATGCACCATTAGACGAATTGTCCAAAATTTGTGGTTTTCCGGGTAAATTGGGCATGGACGGCAGTCAAGTTTGGTCTGCATATCAAGAAGGCAAAATTGGTGAAATTCGCGATTATTGCGAAACGGACGTGGCGAATACTTATTTGATGTTTCTGCGTTTTCGTTTGATGAGTGGCGCAATCACGCGTCCTGAATATGATAACGAAGTGGAAAAATTACGCCAGCATTTATTTGACATTGCCGATGACAAACCGCATTGGGCAGAGTTTTTAGAAGCATGGGAAGGCGATTGATTATTTCAGGCAGCCTGAAAACATAATTAGCAAAATAATCATGATAAAACAATTAACTTTGATTGGTGTCGGACTGATTGGCGGCTCATTTGTGTTGGATTTGAAGCAACGCGGTTTGGTGCAAACGGTGGTGGGTGTGGACGTGAATGCACAAAATTTGCGTGATGCGTTGGCGTTAGGCGTGATTGACCGCGCGGAATCTAAAATTAGCGCACAATCGGTGGGCGATGCGGATTTGGTTTTGTTGGCGACGCCTGTGGCAACGCTGCCTGAAATTTGTCGGCAGTTGGCGCAATTTTTACCGTCTGAAGTGATTATTAGCGATGTTGGCAGCACAAAAATGTCGGCAATGTCTGCATTTATGCAATTTCTACCCAATCATTTGGCACATTGTGTCGCAGCACACCCGATTGCGGGTTCAGACAAAAGTGGGGCAGTTTCCGCCCATACTGGCTTGTTTAAACAGAAAAAAGTAATTTTATGTCCTCACAACAATCAATCTTCAGGCAGCCTGAAAAAGATGGAGACTTTGTGGCAAGCAGTTGGTGCGCAAGTGTATGAATTATCAGCAGAAGAACATGATAAAGTGATGGCGGCGGTGTCGCATTTGCCACATTTATTTGCGTTTGCGTATGTGCATCAAATGCTGGACAACCCACAGGGGGCAGGATATTTGCAATTTGCGGGTTCGGGGTTTCGAGATTTCACACGTATTGCTGCCAGCCATCCACAAATGTGGACGGATATTACTTTGGAAAATCGGGATAATTTATTGAAATTATTATCTGAACATTTGGCGCAACTTGCGTATTTGCAAACGTGTTTACATAATCAAGATGTGGAAAAACTCTACCGCTATTTTGCCGAAGCTAAGCAAGTCCGTGAAATTTGGGGACAATCTCATTAATCATAAAATAGGAATGATGATGAAAACAATCAGTACGTTACATGCACCCATGCGAATCATGGGTATTCAAGCAAAATGTGATTTAGTAGACGTTCACGGGACTTTGGCGAATTTATGGACGCGTTGGGTGGACGACAAGGCGGCACGTTTGCCATCATTCACGTTGACGGTGTATTGTGTTTATCAATACCATGATGCTGAACCAAATAAGGTATTGATTACATTGGGTAGAATTGTGGCACAAGATTTGCCAGAAGTACCGTTTGCCCGTGAAACACTGTTGCCAGCGCAAGATTATTATCGCTATGATTTGGACGATATGCAGCCTGAAAACCGTTTTTCGACATGGCAACTCATTGAACAAAATGATGAATTGGAGCGTAGTTTTACCACCGATTTTGAAACGCATTCAGTCAATGGTTCAGGGCAAATTTACGTTGGCAAAATAGGATAGAAAATAGGTGGTAAGGAATAAAAATCATGAAAATTCAATATATTAGAAAATTAGTTAAACAAGCTTTATCCGTGTTAAGACGCTTGGACGCGATTTTGCCTCCTGAATTAACCGAACCTGATTGGGCGAACAGCATTGCGTTTCGTTGGCAAAAAATGGGCAATGCGGGTGTATTGCAAGGTTTACCACGTCCGCACACGTTTCCGTTATCACGTTTGGCGGCGGTGGGTACGCAAATGGATAAATTAATTCGCAATACCGAACAATT
This genomic window contains:
- a CDS encoding methionine ABC transporter permease, encoding MNFENIIKLKSDFYQAIGETLMMVSVSSLISVILGGLLGVWLYTSGRGQIFENALMNRVMSSLVSFMRSFPFVILMIVLMPVTRLIVGTSFGWGAACVALSTAGSFYFARLVEQNLKEVPRGVVEAAQAMGASPKTIIFNVLLSEARSGLVLSITILMIALLGESAAAGLIGGGGIGDLGIRYGHQRYMPDVMAVVVVILTVMVVVIQTIGNTLSAKLNKR
- a CDS encoding 3'-5' exonuclease, giving the protein MTPILAFDIETIPDARAIRVLNQLPETLTNAEVVEYAAQQRRAKTGNDFMPHHLHQVVAISCCLRWGDKIHIGTLCKSDSNEADMIDDFFKLIDKYTPQLVSWNGGGFDLPVLHYRALVHGIQAARYWDMGEGDFLDSKDFKWNNYISRYHNRHCDLMDLLALYTGRANAPLDELSKICGFPGKLGMDGSQVWSAYQEGKIGEIRDYCETDVANTYLMFLRFRLMSGAITRPEYDNEVEKLRQHLFDIADDKPHWAEFLEAWEGD
- a CDS encoding AraC family transcriptional regulator; translated protein: MMMKTISTLHAPMRIMGIQAKCDLVDVHGTLANLWTRWVDDKAARLPSFTLTVYCVYQYHDAEPNKVLITLGRIVAQDLPEVPFARETLLPAQDYYRYDLDDMQPENRFSTWQLIEQNDELERSFTTDFETHSVNGSGQIYVGKIG
- a CDS encoding prephenate dehydrogenase; its protein translation is MIKQLTLIGVGLIGGSFVLDLKQRGLVQTVVGVDVNAQNLRDALALGVIDRAESKISAQSVGDADLVLLATPVATLPEICRQLAQFLPSEVIISDVGSTKMSAMSAFMQFLPNHLAHCVAAHPIAGSDKSGAVSAHTGLFKQKKVILCPHNNQSSGSLKKMETLWQAVGAQVYELSAEEHDKVMAAVSHLPHLFAFAYVHQMLDNPQGAGYLQFAGSGFRDFTRIAASHPQMWTDITLENRDNLLKLLSEHLAQLAYLQTCLHNQDVEKLYRYFAEAKQVREIWGQSH
- a CDS encoding methionine ABC transporter ATP-binding protein, whose protein sequence is MITLEQVSKKFQTRDKKWFTAVEPTSLTIEQGEIFGLMGYSGAGKSTLLRLINVLERPDSGSVLINGQNLTAMSEAQLRQARQKIGMVFQQFNLLSNRTVAQNVAFPLEIAGWDKAKIDARVAECLEIVDLTERANHYPAQLSGGQKQRVGIARALAPNPQVILADEPTSALDPITTRSVLSCLKEINERFKVTIVIVTHEMSVIRKLCHRTALLHQGKLLEVADVKNGVILAQSEIGQELLRDD
- a CDS encoding MetQ/NlpA family ABC transporter substrate-binding protein, coding for MNSVFKLSLAGVIALALSACGGQQEAAKPTPETTPASGTAPVVEKAEIRFGTTPGDFGDMVRDQIQPMLEKKGYKVTITEYPDYVTPNKALAENAIDINIFQHKPYLDGFKAEHKLDLTEVFQVPTAPLGLYGGKLTALDQVKNGSTVSVPNDPSNFARALVMLNELGWIKLKGDVDPLKASKADIAENTKNIKLVEMEAANLPRSRQDVDFAIVNGNYAMSSGMKLTETLFQEPSFAYVNWSAVRTADKDSKWVKDVTDAYNSDEFKSYAKTKFAGYKYPAVWGENAAASAVAEAASTASAVK